In a genomic window of Branchiostoma floridae strain S238N-H82 chromosome 19, Bfl_VNyyK, whole genome shotgun sequence:
- the LOC118406289 gene encoding tryptophan 5-hydroxylase 1-like — MFVRRCLRITAKMSGRKLSGRRFSDVFPLNNGTCGPLLNKGGTVGPGTRRRISSFPCEETFAPVRTPVILSMRKDVGGLAAVLQLFQEEQVSVLHIESRRSLRRKSEVEIYMDCEADKTRMNELICRIQRETKMVKVDTPDSLGKDNGQVEEGFEVPWFPRKISELDKTACRVLMYGNDLDADHPGFKDNVYRERRKQFAEIALNYKYGQPIPRIKYTEEEVNTWGAVYRELTSLYPTHACQQHLNNLPLLRMYCGYREDNIPQLEDVSAFLKERTGFQLRPVAGYLTPRDFLAGLAFRVFHCTQYIRHSTDPFYTPEPDCCHELLGHVPMLADPSFAEFSHEIGLASLGASDEEVQKLATCYFFSVEFGLCKEDGKIRAYGAGLLSSAGELKHALTQEDKVLPFDPEAVVQQECLITTYQDVYFLSHSFDEAKEQMRSFAKSIKRPFTVRYNPYTQTVEVLNSTRQVARVIQELRAELDTISHALDKMDV; from the exons ATGTTTGTTAGAAGGTGTCTGAGAATCACCGCAAAGATGTCGGGAAGAAAACTGTCCGGGCGAAGATTTTCAGACGTCTTTCCCTTAAACAACGGGACTTGCGGTCCCCTCTTGAACAAGGGTGGG ACTGTAGGGCCAGGGACCCGTAGGCGCATCTCATCGTTCCCTTGTGAGGAGACGTTTGCACCCGTCCGTACTCCGGTCATCCTGTCTATGAGGAAGGACGTCGGGGGTCTTGCCGCTGTGCTACAATTATTTCAA GAAGAACAGGTCAGCGTTCTGCATATCGAGTCACGACGCTCACTTCGGCGAAAATCGGAAGTCGAAATCTACATGGACTGCGAAGCCGACAAGACCCGAATGAACGAACTGATTTGTCGGATTCAGAGAGAGACCAAGATGGTCAAGGTGGACACGCCAGATAGCCTGGGCAAGGACAATGGACAag TCGAGGAGGGGTTCGAGGTGCCCTGGTTCCCGCGCAAAATCAGTGAGCTGGACAAGACGGCGTGCCGAGTCCTCATGTATGGAAATGATCTTGATGCTGACCACCCG GGTTTCAAGGACAATGTCTACCGAGAAAGAAGAAAGCAGTTCGCAGAGATCGCTCTGAATTACAAATA CGGCCAACCCATACCAAGAATAAAGTATACTGAAGAAGAGGTGAACACATG GGGTGCCGTGTACCGTGAGCTGACGTCACTCTACCCGACACACGCCTGTCAACAGCACCTCAACAACCTGCCTCTACTGCGCATGTACTGCGGATATAG AGAAGACAACATCCCTCAGCTGGAAGATGTGTCAGCATTTCTCAAAG AACGGACGGGTTTCCAGTTGCGGCCCGTGGCGGGGTACCTGACACCACGTGACTTCCTGGCAGGACTTGCCTTCCGTGTGTTCCACTGTACCCAGTACATCCGCCATAGCACCGACCCTTTCTACACCCCAGAACC GGACTGTTGTCACGAGTTGTTGGGTCACGTGCCCATGCTGGCCGACCCGAGTTTTGCCGAGTTCTCACACGAGATCGGTTTGGCTTCGCTCGGTGCTTCGGACGAGGAAGTCCAAAAGCTGGCTACG TGCTATTTCTTCTCCGTGGAGTTCGGCCTGTGTAAAGAGGACGGAAAGATCAGGGCATACGGAGCAGGGCTGCTGTCCTCCGCCGGAGAGTTAAAG CATGCACTGACACAGGAGGATAAAGTTCTGCCCTTTGACCCGGAAGCCGTTGTTCAGCAGGAATGCCTCATCACCACCTATCAGGACGTCTACTTCCTGTCCCACAGTTTTGATGAGGCCAAGGAGCAGATGAG GTCTTTTGCCAAGAGTATAAAACGCCCATTCACCGTGCGATACAACCCGTACACGCAGACGGTTGAAGTTCTGAACAGCACTCGCCAGGTGGCGCGCGTGATCCAGGAGCTTCGAGCTGAGTTGGACACCATTAGCCACGCCTTAGACAAGATGGACGTGTGA